GGTGTTTTTTGGGGAATTCTTATTCTAATTATTCTCTTAGCGGCAGGAAAGGGCTTAGAAAACGGTATTAAGAGTGGTTTTGGTGATATTGCTACGAATACTATGTTTATGTGGTCTCAAGCTACTTCAAAAGAATATAAAGGCTTGCCAAAAGGAAGACGTTTTGAATTTAAAATTGAAGATGTTTCTTCATTAAAGGAAAACATTAAAGAGCTTCGTTTTGTTTCTCCACGCAATAGATTAGATGGGTTTCAAGGAGGTAATAATGTTATTCGCGGAATAAAAGTGGGTGCATTTAATGTGTATGGTGATTATCCGGAAATTATCAAGCAAGACCCTATGACCATTACTTCTGGTCGTTTTATAAATCATTCTGATATTATTGAAAAACGTAAAATTGCGATTATAGGACAAGGTGTAAAATCTACCTTATTTGAAAAGGAAGAAGCCGTATTAGGTTCCTTTATAAAAATTCAAGGAGTCAATTTTATGGTGGTTGGTACCTACAAGAAAAAAAATAATGATGGCGATGGAGAAGAAGGACAAAAAGAAATTTATGTACCCTTCTCATCATTCTCACAAGCATTTAATAAAGGTAATGATGTAGGTTGGATGGCAATTACCGCTAAAGACGGAGCGTCAATTACAAGCTTAAAAGACGGAATCATCACCTTAATGAAAAAGAATCGAAAGATACATCCAGACGATAATAGAGCTATTGGTAATTTTGATTTGTATGAACAATACAATCGAGTAGAAAGCTTATTTATTGCGATGCGCTTAATCGCCTATTTTGTAGGGATATTAGTGTTAATTTCTGGAATTATAGGGGTGAGCAATATCATGTTAATTGTGGTTAAAGAACGGACAAAAGAAATTGGAATCCGGCGTGCACTTGGTGAAGATCCTTGGTCTATAAAAGTGCAGATTCTTATGGAATCTATCTTTTTAACCATCATATCCGGAATGGCAGGTATCATTTTTGGAGCCTTATTTATTTTCGGAATAAATTCATTGTTAGATGCGGTAGGGCCTGTAGATATGTTTGTAAACCCTAGCGTTAGTATAGGTGTGGTGCTTATCGCCTTGTTAATATTAATCATATCAGGCTTGTTAGCCGGTTTCATTCCTGCACAAAGTGCAATAAAAGTAAAACCAATCGATGCTCTTAGAGCAGAATAAAACAATAAATCATCAATCAAAAAACGAACACATGAAAAAACGAGTAACCATTATTATTTTAGGTTTAATAGTCGTTTGCTTAGGAGGCGCTATGTATTATTTATATCAAAAAAATGCAGAAAACCCTATCACCTATGAAACGGAAACCCCTACGAAGCAAACCATAATTAAAAAAACGGTGGCTACAGGGAGTATTCTGCCTTTAGAAGAAGTGCTTATAAAACCTAATATTTCAGGAGTTATTGAGGAGATCTATGTAGAAGGAGGAGACTATGTGAAATCTGGAGATTTGTTAGCTAAAATTAAAATAGTTCCTAATTTAAATGCTTTAAATGATGCGCGCAATTCTATTGATGGTGCTAGAATTGGATTAGATGATCAAAAAAGAAATTTAGATCGCCAAAAAACATTATTTGAAAAAGGGGTGATTTCTAAAGTAGATTTAGAACGGGCAGAGGTTTCTTTTGATCAAGCCAGGCAATCTTATGGCGCTGCTAATAAAAGATACGATATTGCAAAAACGGGTACTACCAAAGGTTTTGGTAATGCTGCCAATACGCTTATTAGGGCAACAGTTAGCGGAATGGTGTTAGAAGTTCCTGTAGAAGTTGGTAACCAAGTGATTGAAAGTAATAATTTTAATGAAGGTACTACTATAGCGGCAATTGCAGATGTAGATAAAATGATTTTTGAAGGTAAGATAGATGAGTCAGAAGTAGGCAAGGTAAAAGAGAATTTACCATTAGAAATTACAGTAGGAGCTATTGAAAATACAATTTTTCCAGCAGTATTAGATTATATAGCACCTAAAGGAAAGGCAGAAAATGGTGCTATACAATTTGAAATTAAAGGAACTTTAAAAAAGCAAGATTCTATTTTTATACGTGCAGGACTAAGTGCAAACGCGTCTATTATTTTAGCGAAAGTAGACAGTGTAATTTCTATTAAAGAGGCCTTGGTGCAATATGATGATGCTACCAAAAAGCCTTTTGTAGAAATTAGTACAGGAGAACAAGAATTTGAACGCAAGGATATTGTGCTAGGAATTAGTGATGGTATTAATGTAGAGGTAAAATCAGGTCTAAGTTTAACTGATAAAATAAAAGTGTGGAATAAGATTGAAGAAGAAGAAAATGAGGACTAAATTTATAATATGACCTATTTGAGTTTAATAGTGCGTACTATGATTTTTATACTAAGTAAATTTTAACATAATATTTAGACTTCATTCTGTAACACAAACTAATCAATGATGTCTAACTGACGGAGTAAAAACCCAAACAACTAACAAAACTACCATGATTGAAATTAAAAATCTTCACAAATCATATAAAATGGGAAGTAATTCCTTGCATGTATTAAAGGGAATAAATTTTTCAGTAGAAGAAGGAGAACTAGTTGCTATTATGGGTTCTTCAGGTTCTGGTAAATCTACTTTATTAAATATTTTAGGAATGTTAGATGAGCTAGATGAAGGTTCATATACCTTAGATGGTGTTCCTATTAAAAATCTTAATGAAACAAAAGCGGCACAATACCGTAATAAGTTTTTAGGATTTATTTTTCAATCTTTTAATCTTATCAATTACAAAACTGCAGCAGAGAATGTTGCTTTACCCTTATACTATCAAAAAGTAGGTAGAAAAGAGCGTCACGAAAAAGCTTTAAAGTATTTAGAACGTGTAGGTCTTAAAGAATGGGCTACACATTTACCAAGTGAACTTTCTGGTGGTCAAAAACAGCGTGTGGCAATTGCAAGGGCCATGGCAGCAGAACCAAAAGTATTATTAGCAGATGAACCTACGGGAGCACTAGATAGTAAAACCTCGTATGAGGTGATGGATCTAATTCAGAAAATAAACGACGCAGGAAATACCATTCTTATTGTAACTCATGAACCAGACATTGCAGATATGTGTAAGCGTATTGTGCATTTAAAAGATGGAGTTATTGTAGAAGATAAAAAAATTGAGCAAGTAAGAGCATCGCAATATGTTTAATAGAGACAATTGGCAAGAAATATTTGAAACCATTCAGAAAAATAAACTCCGAACTTTTTTATCTGGGTTTACTGTGGCTATCGGTATATTTATTTTTGTAGTTCTGTTTGGGTTTGGAAATGGACTTACAAATACCTTTAATAAATTTTTTGGTGATGATGCTACCAATGTTTTTTTTGTATTTCCGGGGAGAACTACAGTTCCGTATCAAGGGTACAAAGCCAATAGAAGTATAGAATTTGATAATGGCGATTTAAAAGATATCAAAAAAAATTTCCCAATGTTTTTGGAGTATATAACCCCAAGAATATCTCGGGGAGGTTTGGTTAAATACAATAATGAATCTAATAATTACACAACGCAAGCGGTAGGGCCATCACATCAATTAAACGAAAAAACAATTATAATGTTTGGTCGTTATATCAACGAAAATGATATAGAGAAAAAAACAAAAATTGCTATTATAGGGCGTCTTGTAGCTAAAGATTTATTTAAAAGTAAAAATCCGATAGGAGAGTTTATTGATATTACAGGTAGTTCTTTTAAAGTTGTTGGTGTATTTCAGGATGATGGCGGCGATAATGAAGAAAGAAAAATTTATATACCCTATACAACAAGGCAACTTATTGAAAAGAATACAGATAAAATAGATCAGATTGTTATTGGGTTTAAACCACAGATAGGGTATGCAGGAGCTATGGCTTTTCAAGTAAGTTTGGAAAAATATTTAAGAAGTAAAAAGTTTATAAGTCCTAAAGACCAAAATGGAATATTTGTTCGTAATGTGGCAGATCAACTAAAGCAAAATCAACAGCTAGCAGTGGTCTTACAATGGATTGTTTCCTTGGTTGCTTTTGGGACTATAATTGCAGGTATAATAGGGATAAGTAATATAATGGTTTTTGTGGTAAAGGAAAGAACTAAGGAGCTAGGTATCCGTAAAGCACTGGGAGCCACACCAAAATCTGTCATAGGAACCATTCTTTTAGAATCCGTATTTATTACAACGATCTCTGGTTTTATCGGAATGATGATAGGGATAGGAGTGCTCACTTCTTTAGGGAAATCATTAGATGCATATTTTATAACGGATCCTTATATAGATATGGGAGTTGCCATTTTTGCG
This genomic stretch from Cellulophaga algicola DSM 14237 harbors:
- a CDS encoding ABC transporter permease gives rise to the protein MFNRDRWREIIEVLTSNMFRTILTAFGVFWGILILIILLAAGKGLENGIKSGFGDIATNTMFMWSQATSKEYKGLPKGRRFEFKIEDVSSLKENIKELRFVSPRNRLDGFQGGNNVIRGIKVGAFNVYGDYPEIIKQDPMTITSGRFINHSDIIEKRKIAIIGQGVKSTLFEKEEAVLGSFIKIQGVNFMVVGTYKKKNNDGDGEEGQKEIYVPFSSFSQAFNKGNDVGWMAITAKDGASITSLKDGIITLMKKNRKIHPDDNRAIGNFDLYEQYNRVESLFIAMRLIAYFVGILVLISGIIGVSNIMLIVVKERTKEIGIRRALGEDPWSIKVQILMESIFLTIISGMAGIIFGALFIFGINSLLDAVGPVDMFVNPSVSIGVVLIALLILIISGLLAGFIPAQSAIKVKPIDALRAE
- a CDS encoding ABC transporter permease; translation: MFNRDNWQEIFETIQKNKLRTFLSGFTVAIGIFIFVVLFGFGNGLTNTFNKFFGDDATNVFFVFPGRTTVPYQGYKANRSIEFDNGDLKDIKKNFPMFLEYITPRISRGGLVKYNNESNNYTTQAVGPSHQLNEKTIIMFGRYINENDIEKKTKIAIIGRLVAKDLFKSKNPIGEFIDITGSSFKVVGVFQDDGGDNEERKIYIPYTTRQLIEKNTDKIDQIVIGFKPQIGYAGAMAFQVSLEKYLRSKKFISPKDQNGIFVRNVADQLKQNQQLAVVLQWIVSLVAFGTIIAGIIGISNIMVFVVKERTKELGIRKALGATPKSVIGTILLESVFITTISGFIGMMIGIGVLTSLGKSLDAYFITDPYIDMGVAIFATIILIVCGAIAGYVPARKAARIKPIVALRDE
- a CDS encoding ABC transporter ATP-binding protein — protein: MIEIKNLHKSYKMGSNSLHVLKGINFSVEEGELVAIMGSSGSGKSTLLNILGMLDELDEGSYTLDGVPIKNLNETKAAQYRNKFLGFIFQSFNLINYKTAAENVALPLYYQKVGRKERHEKALKYLERVGLKEWATHLPSELSGGQKQRVAIARAMAAEPKVLLADEPTGALDSKTSYEVMDLIQKINDAGNTILIVTHEPDIADMCKRIVHLKDGVIVEDKKIEQVRASQYV
- a CDS encoding efflux RND transporter periplasmic adaptor subunit yields the protein MKKRVTIIILGLIVVCLGGAMYYLYQKNAENPITYETETPTKQTIIKKTVATGSILPLEEVLIKPNISGVIEEIYVEGGDYVKSGDLLAKIKIVPNLNALNDARNSIDGARIGLDDQKRNLDRQKTLFEKGVISKVDLERAEVSFDQARQSYGAANKRYDIAKTGTTKGFGNAANTLIRATVSGMVLEVPVEVGNQVIESNNFNEGTTIAAIADVDKMIFEGKIDESEVGKVKENLPLEITVGAIENTIFPAVLDYIAPKGKAENGAIQFEIKGTLKKQDSIFIRAGLSANASIILAKVDSVISIKEALVQYDDATKKPFVEISTGEQEFERKDIVLGISDGINVEVKSGLSLTDKIKVWNKIEEEENED